Proteins co-encoded in one Hyla sarda isolate aHylSar1 chromosome 4, aHylSar1.hap1, whole genome shotgun sequence genomic window:
- the LOC130367213 gene encoding olfactory receptor 11L1-like: MCKENRTKVTEFHFLGFRNLYNFRTLFFIVILVIYIVIVVGNLLIILLVSFIDHLQIPMFYFLKHLAVADILLTTTVVPFMLDIILKEGAVISVIGCLIQFYFYGIFLIIECSLLAVMSYDRYLAICNPLHYALLMSPKRCVQLVFVSWSLVITIELSDIVSVSQLEFFDRNTVDNFVCDVGPLVELSSSDSSVVLIVDFTISIVIVLCPFAFIIITYICIFITTLKISSSTGRKKAFSTCSSHLTTVCTYYGTLITVYMAPSDNSHSDVNMYRSLLYILVTPFMNPIIYSLRNPEIKRAIKKVVKRTRKIGRGQ, encoded by the coding sequence atgTGTAAAGAAAATAGGACAAAAGTCACAGAATTTCACTTCTTGGGATTTCGCAATCTTTATAACTTTAGAACTCTCTTTTTCATTGTAATACTTGTAATTTACATTGTGATTGTGGTCGGGAACCTTTTGATCATCCTCTTGGTGTCATTTATTGACCATCTACAAATTCCAATGTTTTACTTCCTCAAACATCTAGCTGTGGCCGATATTCTTCTCACCACCACTGTGGTACCATTTATGTTGGACATAATACTTAAGGAGGGAGCAGTCATTTCTGTCATTGGGTGTCTCATTCAgttttatttttatggtatttttttgATTATTGAGTGTTCCCTGTTGGCCGTAATGTCTTATGATCGATACTTAGCTATCTGCAACCCACTTCATTATGCCTTATTGATGAGCCCTAAGAGATGTGTGCAGCTCGTCTTTGTATCTTGGTCTTTGGTGATCACTATAGAGTTAAGTGATATTGTGTCAGTAAGCCAACTTGAATTTTTTGACCGGAATACTGTTGACAATTTTGTCTGTGATGTTGGCCCACTTGTagaattatcatcttctgatagCTCTGTTGTCCTAATTGTGGACTTTACTATCTCCATCGTCATAGTACTCTGTCCATTCGCTTTCATTATTATAACTTATATCTGTATTTTTATCACAACACTGAAGATTTCTTCCTccactggaagaaaaaaagcCTTCTCAACATGTAGTTCCCACCTGACCACAGTGTGCACCTATTATGGGACCCTCATCACAGTTTATATGGCTCCATCCGATAATAGCCATAGTGATGTGAATATGTACAGATCTCTTCTTTACATTCTGGTGACGCCATTTATGAACCCGATTATCTACAGCCTAAGGAACCCTGAAATCAAAAGAGCTATAAAGAAAGTAGTGAAAAGAACCAGGAAAATAGGGAGGGGGCAATAA